One region of Desmodus rotundus isolate HL8 chromosome 11, HLdesRot8A.1, whole genome shotgun sequence genomic DNA includes:
- the C11H6orf118 gene encoding uncharacterized protein C6orf118 homolog — MAEDSELDFYLRWKHCETPGVKTLCNLTKLLNRLEKSHRDDIILYTSGYLNPNKLYRPPETILHHWRNANRPEGRRVRRVERPSDEKVARMKDAWAYFTVNTALGPNDSPSTRLSRYLTPSVGVSHASEEDVLPKLTPGEEGAVPRRREELRWPEVKVLKPQAVRSSRECAMSGGGKDEYRYIRSYLAGLTKADKYKKFLHFQREVLATQDCLVTDYTGRRAAMRHEKKLEQELQKACPCDPHNKLQVLSGVFEDICKSSLIFGDILKEVKDEYELYMAILLRTRPAERYQMLLAQAEGLERRPVKTADVHQAQEQLRALVTATKAALEHNDKLRGELEAERRRLHSARESSGPVPHEPCEKNVGKEEHLTLIDKVEKKRCEILKKLDEIQALETEIKTTLVHTGTLHITENRIKSIETDAIKLEKANTLLMRKINVIECQVKLCVEKNVSGEEQRNIWEFIEEYVKLKETDDNSQVAGKILYEYSEAPCT, encoded by the exons ATGGCTGAGGATTCGGAGCTGGACT TTTACCTGCGGTGGAAGCACTGTGAGACCCCGGGCGTGAAGACGCTGTGCAACCTCACGAAACTCCTGAACAGACTTGAGAAGAGCCACAGGGATGACATCATCCTCTACACCTCTGGGTACCTGAACCCCAACAAGCTGTACAGGCCCCCCGAGACCATCCTCCACCACTGGCGCAATGCCAACAGGCCGGAGGGCCGGCGAGTCCGCAGAGTGGAAAGGCCGTCTGATGAGAAGGTTGCCAGGATGAAGGATGCTTGGGCTTATTTTACTGTCAATACAGCTCTGGGCCCAAACGACAGCCCCAGCACCCGCCTCTCCAGGTACCTGACCCCCTCGGTGGGCGTTTCACATGCTTCCGAGGAGGACGTCCTTCCAAAGCTGACGCCAGGGGAAGAAGGCGCCGTGCCCCGAAGGAGAGAAGAGCTGCGGTGGCCGGAGGTGAAGGTTCTGAAGCCCCAGGCGGTGCGGTCCAGCCGCGAGTGTGCGATGTCGGGCGGGGGCAAGGATGAGTACCGGTACATCCGCTCCTACTTGGCTGGCCTGACGAAAGCAGACAAGTACAAGAAGTTCTTGCATTTCCAAAGGGAGGTGCTTGCCACACAGGATTGCCTGGTGACCGATTACACCGGGCGCAGGGCAGCGATGCGCCACGAGAAGAAGTTGGAACAG GAGCTTCAGAAAGCGTGCCCCTGCGACCCTCACAACAAACTCCAGGTCCTCAGTGGAGTCTTCGAGGACATTTGCAAGAGTTCTTTGATATTTGGCGATATCTTGAAAGAGGTTAAG gACGAGTACGAGCTGTACATGGCCATACTCCTGCGCACCCGGCCCGCGGAACGGTACCAG ATGCTGCTGGCTCAGGctgaggggctggagaggaggccGGTGAAGACGGCGGACGTCCACCAGGCACAGGAACAGCTGAGGGCGCTCGTGACGGCCACCAAGGCAGCCCTGGAGCACAACGACAA GCTCAGAGGCGAGTTAGAGGCGGAGCGCAGGCGGCTGCATTCCGCTAGGGAAAGCTCGGGTCCTGTGCCACACG AACCATGTGAGAAAAACGTGGGGAAGGAGGAGCACCTTACTCTGATTGACAAAGTCGAAAAGAAGAGGTGTGAGATACTTAAGAAATTGGATGAAATTCAAGCTCTTGAAACGGaaattaaaacaactttggttCATACTGGAACTTTACATATCACGGAGAACAGGATTAAAAGCATAGAG ACTGACGCTATAAAATTGGAAAAAGCAAACACTcttttaatgaggaaaataaat GTTATTGAATGCCAGGTGAAGCTGTGCGTGGAGAAGAACGTCAGTGGGGAGGAGCAGCG GAACATTTGggaatttattgaagaatatGTAAAACTAAAAGAAACAGATGACAACTCTCAAGTGGCTGGAAAAATACTCTATGAATATTCAGAAGCACCATGTACATAG